Proteins co-encoded in one Thermochromatium tepidum ATCC 43061 genomic window:
- the rpoC gene encoding DNA-directed RNA polymerase subunit beta' gives MKDLIKIIKQQDQVREFDAIKIGLASPEMIRSWSYGEVKKPETINYRTFKPERDGLFCAKIFGPTTDYECLCGKYKRLKHRGVVCEKCGVEVTLAKVRRERMGHIELASPVAHIWFLKSLPSRIGLLLDMTLRDIERILYFECFVVIDPGMVPDLERGQLLTDEQYLEVLEANGDEFDARMGAEAIYELLRSIDMPTEIRRMREEIESTNSETKLKKLAKRLKLMESLQASGNRPEWMILTVLPVLPPELRPLVPLDGGRFATSDLNDLYRRVINRNNRLKRLLDLIAPDIIVRNEKRMLQEAVDALLDNGRRGRALTGTNKRPLKSLADMIKGKQGRFRQNLLGKRVDYSGRSVIVVGPTLKLHQCGLPKRMALELFKPFIFSKLQFRGLAATIKAAKKMVERGTPEVWDILEEVIREHPVLLNRAPTLHRLGIQAFEPVLIEGKAIQLHPLVCTAFNADFDGDQMAVHVPLSLEAQLEARALMMATNNILSPANGEPIIVPSQDVVLGLYYMTRERIGAKGEGALFADIDEARRAYETGHADLHARCTVRIREVIKNKDGSLTEHTSLKETTVGRALVFAIVPKGLPFDLVDRPLGKKQISLLINTCYRRLGLKDTVVFADQIMYLGFRMATRAGISIGLDDMEVPHDAQDPKMDKGALLAAAEAEVKEIQEQYVAGLVTNGERYNKVVDIWSRTNDQVGKAMMAKLGTDLAKTNPGYEAERLVNEYRQAALSAVSPEGEAALRAIFAEWRTELRAAVRALAREELSLEAFNARFDELTARYRPEVMARLDPERIKTSEGRERLASGLKDAPMRLVRERKQDSFNSIYMMANSGARGSAAQIRQLAGMRGLMAKPDGSIIETPITANFREGLNVIQYFISTHGARKGLADTALKTANSGYLTRRLVDVAQDMVVLEEDCGTEQGLLMAPIIEGGDVVEPLRERILGRVAAVDIYRPGSDELLCKAGTLLDEAWVERLEEAGIDQVRVRSPITCESRLGVCAQCYGRDLARGHRVNIGEAVGVIAAQSIGEPGTQLTMRTFHIGGAASRAAAVSSIEIKSSGSVRLHNIKTVQHHSGNLVAVSRSGELIVSDELGRDKERYKVPYGATLRVNDGDTVKPGDIVATWDPHTHPVITEVAGRLKFEDFEEGVTVQTQTDDVTGLTSRVVIDPKQRAAAGKDLRPMVKLLDEDGNELNLAGTDIPARYYLTAGAIVSVADGAQVEVGDILARIPQESSKTRDITGGLPRVADLFEARKPKEPALLAEASGTISFGKDTKGKQRLIITTDDGETIEELIPKWRHVNVFEGERVERGEMIADGELSPHDILRLKGVTALAEYLVKEIQDVYRLQGVKINDKHIEVIVRQMLRKVEVTAPGDTRLLRGEQVDRTVLIEENRRVMAEGKQPALYEPLLLGITKASLATESFISAASFQETTRVLTEAAVRGSVDRLTGLKENVIVGRLIPAGTGLSYHQERRRKRMQDSGKVEMAPEDLERALKKALNTPEATGASEGH, from the coding sequence TTGAAAGATCTAATCAAAATCATCAAGCAACAGGATCAGGTACGCGAATTCGATGCAATCAAGATCGGGCTAGCTTCGCCCGAGATGATCCGCTCCTGGTCCTATGGCGAGGTCAAGAAGCCCGAGACCATCAACTATCGCACCTTCAAGCCGGAGCGCGACGGGCTGTTTTGCGCCAAGATCTTCGGGCCTACTACCGACTACGAGTGTCTCTGTGGCAAGTACAAGCGTCTGAAGCATCGCGGCGTGGTGTGCGAGAAGTGCGGGGTCGAGGTGACCCTGGCCAAGGTGCGCCGCGAACGGATGGGTCACATCGAGCTGGCCAGTCCTGTGGCCCACATCTGGTTCCTCAAGTCGCTGCCCTCGCGTATCGGTCTCCTGCTCGACATGACCCTGCGCGACATCGAGCGCATCCTCTATTTCGAGTGCTTCGTCGTCATAGACCCGGGTATGGTCCCGGATCTCGAACGTGGTCAGCTGCTCACCGACGAGCAGTATCTCGAGGTGCTCGAGGCCAATGGCGACGAGTTCGACGCTCGGATGGGCGCCGAGGCCATCTACGAACTGCTGCGCAGCATCGATATGCCCACCGAGATCCGGCGCATGCGCGAGGAGATCGAGTCGACCAACTCCGAGACCAAGCTCAAAAAGCTCGCCAAGCGACTCAAGCTCATGGAGTCGCTGCAGGCCTCCGGCAATCGTCCTGAGTGGATGATCCTCACCGTGCTGCCGGTGCTACCTCCCGAGCTGCGTCCCTTGGTGCCGCTCGACGGCGGGCGTTTTGCGACCTCGGACCTCAATGACCTCTATCGACGCGTCATCAACCGCAACAATCGTTTGAAGCGTCTGCTCGATCTGATCGCGCCCGATATCATCGTGCGCAACGAGAAGCGCATGCTGCAGGAGGCGGTCGATGCCCTACTCGACAACGGGCGGCGCGGGCGTGCGCTCACAGGCACCAACAAACGCCCATTGAAGTCGCTCGCCGACATGATCAAGGGCAAGCAGGGGCGCTTCCGTCAGAACCTGCTCGGCAAGCGGGTCGACTACTCGGGTCGCTCGGTCATCGTCGTGGGCCCGACGCTCAAGCTGCATCAGTGCGGTCTGCCCAAGCGCATGGCCCTGGAGCTGTTCAAACCCTTCATCTTCAGCAAGCTTCAGTTCCGCGGGCTGGCGGCCACCATCAAGGCGGCCAAAAAGATGGTCGAGCGCGGCACGCCCGAGGTCTGGGACATCCTGGAGGAGGTGATCCGTGAGCATCCGGTGCTGCTCAACCGCGCCCCAACCCTGCATCGTCTCGGCATCCAGGCCTTTGAACCGGTGCTGATCGAGGGCAAGGCGATCCAGCTCCATCCGCTGGTCTGTACCGCCTTCAACGCTGACTTCGACGGCGACCAGATGGCCGTGCACGTGCCGCTGTCGCTGGAGGCGCAGCTGGAGGCACGCGCCCTGATGATGGCCACGAACAACATCCTCTCGCCCGCCAACGGCGAGCCGATCATCGTCCCCTCGCAGGACGTGGTGCTGGGTCTTTATTACATGACCCGCGAACGCATCGGCGCCAAGGGCGAGGGTGCGCTGTTTGCCGACATCGACGAGGCCCGCCGTGCCTACGAGACAGGACACGCCGATCTGCATGCACGCTGCACCGTGCGTATCCGTGAGGTCATCAAGAACAAGGACGGCAGCCTGACCGAGCACACCAGCCTCAAAGAGACGACCGTCGGGCGTGCCCTGGTGTTCGCCATCGTGCCCAAGGGTCTGCCCTTTGATCTGGTGGATCGTCCGCTGGGCAAGAAGCAGATCTCGCTGCTGATCAACACCTGTTATCGCCGTCTAGGACTCAAGGACACCGTGGTCTTTGCCGACCAGATCATGTACCTGGGTTTCCGCATGGCCACCCGTGCTGGTATCTCCATCGGGCTCGATGACATGGAGGTGCCGCACGATGCGCAGGACCCCAAGATGGACAAGGGGGCGCTGCTGGCCGCTGCCGAGGCGGAGGTCAAAGAGATCCAGGAGCAATACGTGGCGGGTCTGGTGACAAACGGCGAGCGCTACAACAAGGTCGTGGATATCTGGTCGCGCACCAATGATCAGGTCGGCAAGGCGATGATGGCCAAGTTGGGCACGGACCTGGCCAAGACCAATCCCGGCTATGAGGCCGAGCGTCTGGTCAACGAGTATCGACAAGCGGCGCTATCGGCGGTTAGTCCCGAGGGCGAGGCGGCGCTGCGGGCCATCTTCGCCGAATGGCGCACTGAGCTGCGGGCGGCGGTCCGGGCCCTAGCACGCGAGGAACTGAGCCTGGAGGCGTTCAATGCCCGTTTCGACGAGCTGACCGCGCGCTATCGACCCGAGGTCATGGCCAGGCTCGATCCCGAGCGCATCAAGACCTCCGAGGGTCGCGAGCGCCTGGCGAGCGGGCTCAAGGACGCGCCGATGCGCCTGGTCAGGGAGCGCAAGCAGGATTCGTTCAACTCCATCTACATGATGGCCAACTCCGGCGCCCGTGGCTCGGCGGCCCAGATCCGCCAGCTCGCCGGGATGCGCGGCCTGATGGCCAAGCCGGACGGCTCTATCATCGAGACGCCGATCACGGCGAACTTCCGCGAGGGTCTGAACGTCATCCAATACTTCATCTCCACCCATGGCGCGCGTAAGGGTCTGGCCGACACCGCGCTCAAGACCGCCAACTCGGGGTATCTAACCCGGCGTCTGGTCGATGTGGCGCAGGACATGGTCGTGCTCGAAGAGGACTGCGGTACCGAGCAAGGTCTGCTCATGGCCCCGATCATCGAGGGCGGCGACGTGGTCGAGCCGCTGCGCGAGCGTATCCTCGGGCGCGTGGCGGCGGTCGATATCTATCGACCTGGTAGTGACGAACTGCTGTGCAAGGCCGGGACCCTACTCGATGAGGCCTGGGTCGAACGTCTCGAGGAGGCGGGTATCGACCAGGTGCGGGTGCGTTCGCCCATCACCTGCGAGTCGCGACTCGGCGTCTGCGCCCAGTGTTACGGGCGCGATCTGGCGCGCGGTCATCGCGTCAACATTGGGGAGGCAGTCGGCGTCATCGCCGCTCAGTCGATTGGCGAGCCGGGTACCCAGCTTACCATGCGCACCTTCCACATCGGTGGCGCGGCCTCGCGGGCGGCCGCCGTCAGCAGCATCGAGATCAAGAGCAGTGGCTCGGTGCGCCTACACAACATCAAGACGGTGCAACATCATTCGGGTAACCTCGTGGCCGTCTCCCGCTCGGGAGAACTGATCGTCAGCGACGAGTTGGGTCGCGACAAGGAGCGCTACAAGGTCCCCTATGGCGCCACCCTTCGGGTCAATGACGGCGACACGGTCAAGCCGGGCGACATCGTCGCGACCTGGGATCCGCACACCCATCCTGTCATCACCGAGGTGGCTGGTCGACTGAAATTCGAGGACTTCGAAGAAGGCGTGACCGTGCAGACCCAGACCGATGACGTGACCGGCCTGACCTCGCGGGTGGTCATCGATCCCAAGCAGCGCGCGGCAGCGGGCAAGGATCTGCGACCGATGGTCAAGCTGCTCGATGAAGACGGCAACGAACTGAACTTGGCCGGCACCGACATCCCAGCGCGCTATTACCTGACCGCGGGCGCCATCGTCAGCGTGGCCGATGGCGCTCAGGTGGAGGTGGGCGACATCCTGGCGCGTATCCCGCAAGAGTCCTCCAAGACCCGCGACATCACCGGCGGTCTGCCGCGCGTCGCGGACCTGTTCGAGGCGCGCAAGCCCAAGGAGCCAGCGTTGCTCGCCGAGGCCAGCGGCACCATCAGCTTTGGCAAGGACACCAAGGGCAAGCAACGTCTGATCATCACCACCGACGACGGCGAGACGATCGAGGAGCTGATCCCGAAGTGGCGTCACGTCAACGTCTTCGAGGGCGAGCGCGTGGAGCGCGGCGAGATGATCGCCGACGGTGAGCTGTCTCCGCACGATATCCTGCGTCTGAAGGGTGTCACGGCACTGGCTGAGTATCTGGTCAAGGAGATTCAGGACGTCTATCGCCTGCAGGGCGTGAAGATCAACGACAAGCACATCGAGGTTATCGTCCGCCAGATGCTGCGCAAGGTCGAGGTCACGGCCCCGGGGGACACCCGCTTGTTGCGTGGCGAGCAGGTCGATCGTACGGTGCTGATCGAGGAGAACAGGCGCGTCATGGCCGAGGGCAAGCAGCCGGCCCTCTATGAGCCACTGCTGCTTGGCATCACCAAGGCCTCGCTGGCCACCGAATCCTTTATCTCGGCGGCCTCCTTCCAGGAGACCACGCGCGTGCTCACTGAAGCGGCGGTGCGTGGTTCGGTCGATCGACTGACGGGGCTTAAGGAGAACGTCATCGTTGGTCGGCTCATCCCGGCCGGTACGGGATTGTCGTACCATCAGGAGCGGCGCAGAAAGCGTATGCAAGACTCTGGCAAGGTCGAGATGGCGCCCGAGGATCTAGAACGGGCGCTCAAGAAGGCGCTCAATACCCCGGAGGCAACGGGCGCCTCCGAAGGTCACTGA
- the rpsL gene encoding 30S ribosomal protein S12: MATINQLVRKPRKRKVAKTNVPALEACPQRRGVCTRVYTTTPKKPNSALRKVARVRLTNGYEVASYIGGEGHNLQEHSVVLIRGGRVKDLPGVRYHTVRGTLDTSGVEKRRQGRSKYGAKRPKK, from the coding sequence ATGGCAACGATCAACCAACTCGTCCGCAAGCCTCGCAAGCGGAAGGTGGCAAAAACCAATGTGCCCGCCCTCGAGGCCTGTCCGCAGCGTCGCGGGGTCTGCACGCGCGTCTATACCACCACCCCTAAAAAGCCGAACTCGGCGCTGCGCAAGGTGGCTCGCGTGCGTCTGACCAACGGTTATGAGGTCGCATCCTATATCGGTGGCGAGGGTCACAATCTTCAGGAGCACTCGGTGGTTCTGATCCGCGGCGGTCGTGTCAAGGATTTGCCGGGCGTGCGCTACCATACCGTGCGCGGAACCTTGGATACCTCGGGTGTCGAGAAGCGTCGTCAGGGTCGCTCCAAGTACGGTGCCAAGCGTCCGAAGAAGTGA
- the rplL gene encoding 50S ribosomal protein L7/L12: MAVSKDEILEAIGNMTVLEVVDLISAMEQKFGVTAAAAVVAAAPATAAAEAAPVEEQTEFNVVLTSFGANKVGVIKAVRSLTGLGLKEAKDAVEGVPTVLKEGVSKAEAEAAKKALEEAGATVEIK; encoded by the coding sequence ATGGCCGTTTCGAAAGACGAGATTCTCGAGGCGATTGGCAACATGACCGTACTCGAGGTCGTCGACCTCATCAGCGCGATGGAACAGAAGTTCGGCGTGACCGCGGCGGCTGCCGTGGTAGCCGCAGCTCCGGCTACCGCTGCCGCCGAGGCTGCTCCAGTCGAAGAGCAGACCGAGTTCAATGTCGTCCTGACCTCGTTCGGCGCCAACAAGGTCGGCGTCATCAAGGCCGTACGCTCCCTCACCGGCCTGGGTCTGAAGGAGGCCAAGGATGCCGTCGAAGGTGTTCCGACCGTCTTGAAGGAAGGGGTGTCTAAGGCCGAGGCCGAGGCGGCGAAGAAGGCGCTCGAGGAGGCTGGCGCCACGGTCGAGATCAAGTAA
- the rpoB gene encoding DNA-directed RNA polymerase subunit beta, whose translation MAYSFTEKKRIRKDFGKRPSILDVPFLLATQIDSYREFLQADVPAEERREVGLHAAFKSVFPIESYSGNAVLEYVKYRLGEPVFDERECHLRGATFAAPLRVLLRLVIYDKDAPTGSKVVKDVREQEVYMGELPLMTETGTFIINGTERVIVSQLHRSPGVFFDHDKGKTHSSGKLLFSARVIPYRGSWLDFEFDPKDNVFVRIDRRRKLPATVLLRALGYGVEDILARFFETDTFRLHGRTVTLDLVPERLRGETIGFDVKIGDEVLVEAGRRVTAKHIRALQKADIDRLEVPADFLLGRILARAQVDPETGEVLAAANDPITPELLETLFQKGIETLETLFVNDLDQGPYISETLRLDPTTNDLDAQIEIYRMMRPGEPPTKEAAQNLFHNLFFTPDRYDLSAVGRMKFNLRLGRTDEKGPGVLYDGRYFSTRTDDFSKSLFERYGEDQSDIIDAMKVLVELRNGRGMVDDIDHLGNRRIRCVGEMAENQFRVGLVRVERAVKERLSLAESEGLMPQELINAKPVSAAIKEFFGSSQLSQFMDQNNPLSEVTHKRRVSALGPGGLARERAGFEVRDVHPTHYGRVCPIETPEGPNIGLINSLAVYARTNSYGFLETPYRKVENGRVTEQIDYLSAIEEGNFVIAQANATLDADGRLTDALVSCRHANEFTLRTPEEVQYMDVSPRQIVSVAASLIPFLEHDDANRALMGSNMQRQAVPTLRAEKPLVGTGMERVVARDSGVCVVARRGGVVESVDAARIVVRVNDEEAAKTPDVPGVDIYNLTKYTRSNQNTCINQRPLVKLGDVIARGDILADGPSTDMGELALGQNLRVAFMPWNGYNFEDSILISERVVQEDRFTTIHIEELSCLARDTKLGPEEITSDIPNVGESALSKLDESGIVYVGAEVRDGDILVGKVTPKGETQLTPEEKLLRAIFGEKASDVKDTSLRLPSGMNGTVVDVQVFTRDGVEKDKRALEIEEMELERVRKDFADQQRIMENDTFQRVERLLVGKVADGGPDGLRPGSEITKDYLDALQSKGSRDAWFEIRVRDEDVATQLEAIAAQVKQQREDFRERYEAKKRKIASGDELPPGVLKMVKVYVAVKRRIQPGDKMAGRHGNKGVISKVVPVEDMPFSADGVPVDIVLNPLGVPSRMNVGQVLETHLGWAAQGLGEKIGRMLQRQATVGELRDFLEQIYNASSGKHEDLASLSDAEILELARNLTQGVPLATPVFDGATEEEIKAMLKLADRDNSAQGIPSGQTILFDGRTGDPFERPVTVGYMYMIKLNHLVDDKMHARSTGPYSLVTQQPLGGKAQFGGQRFGEMEVWALEAYGAAYTLQEMLTVKSDDVNGRTKMYKNIVDGDHRMEAGMPESFNVLVKEIRSLAINVELQQD comes from the coding sequence ATGGCCTATTCGTTCACCGAAAAGAAGCGCATCCGCAAAGACTTCGGCAAGCGTCCCAGCATCCTGGACGTCCCCTTCCTGCTGGCAACGCAGATCGACTCCTATCGCGAGTTCCTGCAAGCCGATGTACCGGCCGAGGAGCGCCGGGAGGTTGGGTTGCATGCAGCCTTCAAGTCCGTATTCCCCATCGAGAGCTACTCGGGCAACGCCGTCCTGGAGTATGTCAAATATCGTTTGGGCGAGCCCGTGTTCGACGAACGCGAGTGTCATCTACGCGGCGCAACCTTCGCCGCCCCGTTGCGGGTGCTGCTGCGACTGGTGATCTATGATAAGGATGCACCGACCGGCTCTAAGGTCGTCAAGGATGTGCGCGAGCAGGAGGTCTATATGGGCGAGCTGCCGCTCATGACCGAGACTGGCACCTTTATCATCAATGGTACCGAGCGCGTCATCGTCTCTCAACTCCACCGTTCGCCCGGCGTCTTCTTTGACCACGACAAGGGCAAGACCCATTCCTCGGGCAAGCTATTGTTCTCGGCACGCGTCATTCCCTATCGCGGCTCCTGGCTCGACTTCGAGTTCGATCCCAAGGACAACGTCTTTGTGCGTATCGATCGTCGGCGCAAGTTGCCGGCCACGGTGCTGCTGCGCGCGCTCGGCTATGGCGTTGAAGACATCCTGGCGCGTTTCTTCGAGACCGACACCTTCCGTCTCCATGGTCGGACCGTCACGCTTGACCTCGTGCCCGAACGTCTGCGCGGCGAGACCATCGGCTTCGATGTGAAGATCGGCGACGAGGTTCTGGTTGAAGCCGGTCGGCGCGTGACTGCCAAGCATATCCGCGCGCTCCAGAAGGCCGATATCGATCGGCTGGAAGTCCCGGCGGATTTTCTGCTCGGACGCATCCTGGCCCGGGCCCAGGTCGATCCGGAGACTGGGGAGGTCCTCGCCGCGGCCAATGATCCGATCACGCCTGAGCTGCTGGAGACCCTGTTTCAGAAGGGCATCGAGACCTTGGAGACACTATTCGTCAATGATCTCGACCAGGGGCCTTATATCTCCGAGACCCTGCGTCTCGATCCCACAACCAATGATCTGGATGCCCAGATCGAGATCTATCGCATGATGCGTCCCGGTGAGCCGCCGACCAAGGAGGCCGCCCAGAACCTCTTCCATAATTTGTTCTTCACCCCCGACCGCTATGACCTCTCGGCGGTTGGTCGCATGAAGTTCAATCTTCGACTCGGTCGCACCGACGAGAAGGGTCCAGGCGTCCTCTATGACGGGCGCTATTTCTCGACCCGGACCGATGATTTCTCTAAATCGCTCTTCGAACGGTATGGCGAGGACCAGTCGGATATCATCGATGCCATGAAGGTCTTGGTCGAGCTGCGCAATGGCCGCGGCATGGTCGATGACATCGATCATCTGGGCAATCGCCGCATCCGTTGTGTTGGCGAGATGGCCGAGAACCAGTTCCGCGTCGGTCTGGTGCGGGTCGAGCGCGCGGTCAAGGAGCGTCTGTCGCTGGCCGAGTCCGAGGGACTGATGCCGCAGGAGCTCATCAATGCCAAACCGGTGTCGGCTGCGATCAAGGAGTTCTTCGGCTCCAGTCAGCTCTCGCAGTTCATGGATCAGAACAACCCGCTGTCCGAGGTGACGCACAAGCGGCGGGTCTCGGCGCTCGGTCCCGGTGGTCTGGCGCGTGAGCGGGCCGGCTTCGAGGTGCGCGACGTGCATCCGACCCACTATGGCCGGGTCTGTCCGATCGAGACCCCTGAGGGGCCCAACATCGGTCTGATCAACTCGTTGGCGGTCTATGCCCGCACCAACTCCTACGGCTTTTTGGAGACCCCTTATCGCAAGGTCGAAAACGGTCGTGTCACCGAACAGATCGACTATCTGTCGGCGATCGAGGAGGGCAACTTCGTCATCGCCCAGGCCAATGCCACCCTGGATGCAGACGGTCGGCTCACCGATGCCTTGGTCTCCTGCCGTCATGCCAACGAGTTCACCCTGCGCACGCCCGAGGAGGTCCAGTACATGGACGTCTCGCCGCGTCAGATCGTCTCGGTGGCGGCCTCGCTGATCCCCTTCCTGGAGCACGACGACGCCAACCGCGCCCTCATGGGCTCGAACATGCAGCGTCAGGCCGTGCCGACCCTGCGTGCCGAGAAGCCCCTGGTCGGTACCGGCATGGAGCGCGTGGTGGCACGTGACTCAGGCGTGTGCGTGGTCGCGCGGCGCGGCGGTGTCGTCGAGTCGGTCGATGCCGCACGGATCGTGGTGCGCGTCAACGACGAGGAGGCGGCCAAGACACCGGATGTGCCGGGGGTCGACATCTACAACCTGACCAAGTACACCCGATCCAACCAGAACACCTGTATCAATCAGCGTCCGCTGGTCAAACTGGGCGATGTGATCGCGCGCGGCGATATCCTGGCTGATGGTCCCTCGACCGACATGGGCGAGCTGGCCCTGGGTCAGAACCTGCGCGTGGCCTTCATGCCCTGGAACGGCTACAACTTCGAGGACTCGATCCTGATCTCGGAGCGCGTGGTGCAGGAGGATCGCTTTACCACCATCCATATCGAGGAGCTCTCCTGCCTGGCGCGCGACACCAAGCTCGGGCCGGAGGAGATCACGAGCGACATCCCGAATGTCGGCGAGTCGGCGCTCTCCAAGCTCGACGAATCCGGCATCGTCTATGTCGGCGCCGAGGTACGCGACGGCGACATCCTGGTCGGCAAGGTCACGCCGAAGGGCGAGACCCAGCTTACCCCGGAGGAGAAGCTCTTGCGCGCCATCTTTGGCGAGAAGGCCTCCGACGTGAAGGACACCTCGCTGCGTCTGCCCTCGGGCATGAATGGCACCGTGGTCGATGTTCAGGTCTTTACCCGCGACGGCGTCGAGAAGGATAAGCGCGCCCTCGAGATCGAGGAGATGGAACTGGAACGGGTGCGCAAGGACTTTGCCGATCAGCAGCGCATCATGGAGAACGACACCTTCCAGCGTGTCGAGCGGCTCCTGGTGGGCAAGGTCGCCGACGGTGGTCCGGACGGACTCCGCCCGGGTTCCGAGATCACCAAAGACTATCTGGACGCGCTCCAGTCCAAAGGGTCGCGCGATGCCTGGTTCGAGATCCGGGTACGCGACGAGGATGTTGCCACCCAGCTCGAGGCCATCGCCGCCCAGGTCAAGCAACAGCGCGAAGACTTCCGCGAGCGCTATGAGGCCAAAAAGCGCAAGATCGCCAGCGGCGACGAACTGCCACCGGGTGTGCTCAAGATGGTCAAGGTCTATGTCGCCGTGAAGCGTCGCATCCAGCCCGGCGACAAGATGGCCGGACGTCACGGGAACAAGGGCGTCATCTCCAAGGTGGTCCCGGTCGAGGACATGCCGTTCTCGGCCGACGGCGTGCCGGTCGATATCGTGCTCAACCCCCTTGGCGTGCCTTCACGCATGAACGTCGGTCAGGTGCTAGAGACCCATCTCGGGTGGGCGGCCCAGGGGTTGGGCGAGAAGATCGGGCGGATGCTGCAACGCCAGGCCACGGTCGGCGAGCTACGCGACTTCCTGGAGCAGATCTACAACGCCAGCAGCGGTAAGCACGAGGACCTGGCGAGCCTGTCGGACGCGGAGATCCTGGAGTTGGCGCGCAACCTGACCCAGGGTGTGCCCCTGGCGACCCCGGTGTTCGATGGCGCGACCGAGGAGGAGATCAAGGCCATGCTCAAGCTCGCCGACCGCGACAACTCCGCACAGGGCATCCCGAGCGGTCAGACCATTCTGTTTGACGGTCGCACCGGCGATCCCTTCGAGCGTCCGGTCACCGTGGGTTACATGTACATGATCAAGCTCAACCACCTGGTCGACGACAAGATGCATGCCCGCTCGACTGGTCCCTATAGCCTGGTCACGCAGCAGCCCCTGGGCGGTAAGGCCCAGTTTGGCGGTCAGCGCTTCGGCGAGATGGAGGTCTGGGCGCTCGAGGCCTATGGTGCGGCCTACACACTCCAAGAGATGCTGACGGTCAAGTCCGATGACGTCAACGGGCGCACCAAGATGTACAAGAACATCGTGGATGGAGATCACCGCATGGAGGCCGGCATGCCCGAATCCTTCAACGTGCTGGTCAAGGAGATCCGCTCGCTCGCCATTAACGTCGAGCTCCAGCAGGATTGA
- the rplJ gene encoding 50S ribosomal protein L10: MALNFAQKEAIVAEVAEVAKSAYSAIAAEYRGLTVEQLTKLRVEARKAGVYVRVVKNTLARRALEDTDFACMRDGLVGPMILAFSQNDPGSVARVLEPFAKEHDKFQVRLIALGGKLLAPSEIGTLAKMPTYDQAISLLMATMKAPVQKLAATLNEVPGKLVRTIAAIRDAKEAA; this comes from the coding sequence GTGGCGCTGAATTTTGCGCAAAAAGAAGCAATCGTCGCCGAAGTCGCGGAAGTTGCAAAGAGCGCCTATTCGGCCATCGCAGCCGAATACCGGGGCCTGACCGTCGAGCAACTGACCAAGCTGCGCGTGGAGGCACGCAAGGCCGGGGTCTATGTGCGCGTGGTCAAGAATACCCTGGCCAGACGCGCGCTGGAAGACACGGATTTCGCCTGCATGCGAGATGGGCTCGTCGGCCCGATGATCCTCGCCTTCTCGCAGAACGATCCGGGTTCGGTTGCGCGCGTCCTGGAGCCCTTCGCCAAGGAGCACGACAAGTTCCAGGTGCGCCTCATCGCCCTGGGCGGCAAGCTGCTCGCCCCATCCGAGATCGGCACTCTGGCCAAGATGCCGACCTACGATCAGGCGATCAGTCTGCTCATGGCGACCATGAAGGCTCCGGTTCAGAAGCTCGCTGCAACGCTCAACGAGGTGCCCGGCAAGCTCGTCCGCACTATCGCCGCGATTCGCGATGCCAAGGAAGCCGCTTAA
- the rplA gene encoding 50S ribosomal protein L1 — protein MARLSKRVRAIRERVEPGKLYPADEAFALLKELSQVKFNESIDVAVNLGVDPRKSDQVVRGSTVLPHGIGKTVRVAVFAQGAAADAAREAGADKVGFEDLAEEMKAGQLDYDVVIASPDAMRIVGQLGKVLGPRGLMPNPKVGTVSPDVAEAVRNAKAGQVRYRTDKAGIVHCPLGKVDFEPNKLRENLEALLGSLMKAKPTAAKGIYMKKVTVSSTMGPGLTVDHSALTF, from the coding sequence ATGGCGCGTCTCAGCAAGCGTGTGCGTGCGATCCGGGAGCGTGTCGAGCCCGGCAAGCTCTATCCGGCTGACGAGGCCTTTGCCCTGCTCAAGGAGTTGTCCCAGGTCAAATTCAACGAGAGCATCGATGTCGCGGTCAACCTCGGCGTTGATCCGCGCAAATCCGATCAGGTCGTTCGTGGTTCGACCGTGTTGCCGCACGGCATCGGCAAGACCGTGCGCGTGGCGGTCTTCGCTCAGGGTGCCGCGGCGGATGCAGCGCGCGAAGCCGGGGCCGACAAGGTTGGCTTCGAGGATCTGGCCGAAGAGATGAAGGCCGGTCAGCTCGACTACGACGTGGTCATCGCCTCGCCCGATGCCATGCGCATCGTCGGTCAGCTCGGTAAGGTGCTGGGTCCGCGTGGCCTGATGCCCAACCCCAAGGTCGGCACCGTATCCCCGGATGTGGCTGAGGCCGTGCGCAATGCCAAGGCCGGTCAGGTGCGCTATCGCACCGACAAGGCAGGCATTGTCCACTGCCCGCTCGGCAAGGTCGATTTCGAGCCCAACAAGCTGCGCGAGAACCTCGAGGCCCTGCTTGGCAGCCTGATGAAGGCCAAGCCGACGGCGGCCAAGGGTATTTATATGAAGAAGGTCACGGTCTCCAGCACCATGGGGCCGGGCCTGACGGTCGACCATTCGGCGTTGACCTTCTGA